GCCTCAGCACCTATGCTTTGTATGTCAACCTCTATTGTAGCATCTTCTTTATGACAGCCATGAGCTTTTTCCGGTGCATTGCAATTGTTTTTCCAGTCCAGAACATTAATTTGGTTACTCAGAAAAAAGCCAGGTTTGTGTGTGTAGGTATTTGGATTTTTGTGATTTTGACCAGTTCTCCATTTCTAATGGCTAAACCacaaaaagatgagaaaaataataccaaGTGTTTTGAGCCCCCACAAGACAATCAAACTAAAAATCATGTTTTGGTCTTGCATTATGTGTCATTGTTCGTTGGCTTTATCATCCCTTTTGTTATTATAATTGTCTGTTACACAATGATCATTTTGACCTtactaaaaaaatcaatgaaaaaaaatctgccaagTCGTAAAAAGGCTGTAGGAATGATCGTGGTCGTGACCACTGCCTTTTTAGTCAGTTTCATGCCATATCATATTCAACGTACCATTCACCTTCATTTTTTACACAATGAAACTAAACCCTGTGATTCTGTCCTTAGAATGCAGAAGTCCGTGGTCATAACCTTGTCTCTGGCTGCATCAAATTGTTGCTTTGACCCTCTCCTATATTTCTTTTCTGGAGGTAACTTTAGGAAAAGGCTGTCTACATTTAGAAAGCATTCTTTGTCCAGCGTGACTTATGTACCCAGAAAGAAGGTCTCTTTgccagaaaaaggagaagaaatatgtAAAGTATAGTTTAAACCCATTTCCAGTCCAATCTAATGAAAATAGtttcccaaataaatattttgccaaatcatttacaaaaaaatacaatttttcattaatattttacaaatacttaACTATTTGGGTTTACAAATCTATCTCATTTTTGCATTCACATGATtagatatttatagatattttaagtGCTAAAAATTCAGTCTACAACTATGaactaaattataaataattttgacCACTTACCAGAATTTGGAGAATA
The sequence above is drawn from the Theropithecus gelada isolate Dixy chromosome X, Tgel_1.0, whole genome shotgun sequence genome and encodes:
- the CYSLTR1 gene encoding cysteinyl leukotriene receptor 1; this translates as MDETANVTVSSATCHDTIDDFRNQVYSTLYSMISVVGFFGNGFVLYVLIKTYHEKSAFQVYMINLAVADLLCVCTLPLRVVYYVHKGIWFFGDFLCRLSTYALYVNLYCSIFFMTAMSFFRCIAIVFPVQNINLVTQKKARFVCVGIWIFVILTSSPFLMAKPQKDEKNNTKCFEPPQDNQTKNHVLVLHYVSLFVGFIIPFVIIIVCYTMIILTLLKKSMKKNLPSRKKAVGMIVVVTTAFLVSFMPYHIQRTIHLHFLHNETKPCDSVLRMQKSVVITLSLAASNCCFDPLLYFFSGGNFRKRLSTFRKHSLSSVTYVPRKKVSLPEKGEEICKV